In one Sphingobium indicum B90A genomic region, the following are encoded:
- a CDS encoding PD-(D/E)XK motif protein produces the protein MTTIEHPWEGLVSGGIDARRVDSAGRWDFFWWVSERGEPALILRLAAGAEEIMPLPKMRSLDLRYRDIPGTRALVIVLREPEQRELFATLCHDVVKAGEAASTARDALVRSIRRTLRWHHLLRGGRSARLSIEEQRGLVGELHFLSHLCDLLGPRAAIEAWKGPEGSAKDFEIGRCLVEVKARRGAARPHVQISSEDQLADVDGARLFLRVCDVDVASGPSGMTLTDHVLRVGARFLEGDLAALEMWEAAIEAAGFDADDDYSDRGWIVGRTQDFEVEGDFPRIPAPLPSGVGSVRYTIALDSCQPFAVETGLLDTVIRGD, from the coding sequence ATGACGACGATTGAGCATCCGTGGGAGGGACTTGTATCGGGTGGCATTGATGCACGCCGTGTCGATTCCGCTGGGCGATGGGATTTCTTCTGGTGGGTATCCGAACGCGGTGAGCCAGCCCTGATCCTTCGATTGGCCGCGGGCGCCGAGGAAATCATGCCGCTGCCGAAAATGCGCAGCCTGGATCTCCGGTATCGGGACATTCCGGGTACGCGGGCGCTTGTCATTGTCCTCCGGGAACCAGAGCAGCGTGAGCTGTTCGCGACGCTTTGTCATGACGTGGTGAAGGCAGGGGAGGCGGCTTCGACGGCGCGGGACGCACTGGTTCGATCGATCCGCAGGACATTGCGTTGGCATCATCTTCTGCGCGGCGGGCGTTCGGCACGTCTTTCGATCGAGGAACAGCGCGGCCTGGTCGGAGAGCTGCATTTCCTGTCACATCTCTGCGATCTCCTCGGCCCCCGGGCTGCGATCGAAGCGTGGAAGGGACCGGAAGGATCCGCGAAGGATTTCGAGATCGGCAGGTGCCTGGTGGAGGTCAAGGCGAGAAGAGGTGCGGCGCGTCCGCACGTGCAGATATCCTCGGAGGACCAACTGGCAGATGTCGACGGTGCGCGCCTGTTCCTGCGTGTCTGCGATGTGGACGTCGCATCCGGACCGTCAGGCATGACCTTGACCGACCACGTGCTTCGGGTGGGCGCGCGCTTTCTGGAGGGAGATCTTGCAGCTCTCGAGATGTGGGAAGCCGCGATCGAGGCGGCAGGCTTCGATGCTGACGACGACTATTCGGATCGTGGCTGGATTGTGGGAAGGACGCAGGATTTCGAGGTGGAGGGCGATTTTCCTCGAATTCCTGCGCCGCTGCCTTCGGGGGTGGGTTCAGTCCGCTACACGATTGCGCTCGATTCATGCCAGCCCTTCGCTGTCGAAACAGGCCTGTTGGATACCGTGATCAGGGGGGATTGA
- a CDS encoding Z1 domain-containing protein has protein sequence MTETLVLLDTMVSQLVARQTPPTPESIRDAVTTMRILPTFSEVSDEDAEMLARELEERVGISMGLGAIVEDQEFRPWLHDARAKGLIDAYYWKRYEQLLRSQRMPRDVIIAMDEVTDRVLDRMGNPGENAAWERKGMVVGHVQSGKTANYTGLICKAADAGYRLIVVIAGIHNNLRNQTQGRIDEGFIGRDTGRLEQRKGKSRPRTIGVGNFDDRRVPVSLTNTIKDFNKATATTNTSQISSYAVPVVLVIKKNSRTLGNLVDWLKEHSVSRGSEMVDQPMLLIDDEADNASINIKYGKDEVSRINGQIRELLGLFNRSCYVGYTATPFANIFIDPDSEDEVGKQDLFPRHFIIGLDAPTNYFGPRKVFIDGMPDDAPPRYLRYITDNEDVLPLKHRINHPVDELPDSMIAALRAFVVARTIRNLRGQAGQHASMLVNASRFTGVQNLLRNRLHEIVDRIESAVRVDAAKGEGALANPEIAALKACWEKEYSDAFPNWPEIQANLLPVLASASVVAVNSASPGALDYDNAGGTGLTVIAVGGFSLSRGLTLEGLTVSYFLRNSMMYDTLMQMGRWFGYRSNYEDVCRIWMLEEAAGWYAHIAEATEELQAELKRMERAKATPEMFGLAVRSHPSALLVTARNKMGSGEKHVMIGLSNNFVETTKLSADPGSLDRNRRAALRFIEAMTVAGHGPGSEESVSGGKLLSQVPVRLVDDFLREYDNCRDSVLSDTGPIRKYIASRAEDELTEWDILLASRSENGERPSRKIGDRDIVPLERSIGPAELKSGILAISGKRSRVASRGVEKTGVMSESAKLAEVQYRKDEKKAESESVNYPDWIYRAVRQRPLLVLFHLDIKRANIDLDDHAILPDASVVAWSISFPKSSRPDQKVEYIFNTTKLRELFGEDDTDEDDRDDDD, from the coding sequence ATGACTGAAACTCTCGTGCTGCTGGACACCATGGTGTCCCAGCTGGTTGCCAGGCAGACGCCGCCCACGCCCGAAAGCATACGCGATGCGGTCACTACCATGCGTATCCTGCCGACATTCTCCGAGGTGTCCGACGAAGATGCCGAGATGCTGGCGCGTGAGCTCGAGGAACGGGTCGGCATCAGCATGGGTCTTGGCGCGATCGTCGAGGATCAGGAATTCAGACCCTGGCTCCATGATGCGAGAGCGAAAGGTCTCATCGACGCCTATTACTGGAAACGCTACGAGCAGCTTCTCAGGTCGCAGCGCATGCCTCGCGATGTCATCATCGCCATGGACGAGGTGACCGATCGCGTACTCGACAGGATGGGCAATCCCGGCGAGAACGCTGCGTGGGAGCGCAAGGGTATGGTCGTTGGCCATGTCCAGAGCGGCAAGACAGCAAACTACACCGGGCTGATCTGCAAGGCCGCCGATGCGGGCTATCGCCTGATCGTCGTCATCGCCGGTATCCACAACAACCTGCGCAATCAGACCCAGGGACGGATCGATGAGGGTTTCATCGGCCGCGACACCGGCCGCCTTGAACAGCGCAAGGGCAAGTCGAGGCCGCGGACCATTGGCGTAGGCAATTTCGATGATCGCCGTGTGCCGGTCAGCCTCACAAACACGATCAAGGATTTCAACAAGGCGACGGCGACCACGAATACCAGTCAGATTTCCTCCTATGCCGTGCCGGTCGTTCTCGTCATCAAGAAGAACTCTCGCACTCTGGGGAATCTGGTCGACTGGCTGAAGGAACATAGTGTCAGCCGAGGATCGGAAATGGTTGATCAGCCCATGCTGCTGATCGACGACGAAGCGGACAATGCTTCCATCAACATCAAGTACGGCAAGGATGAGGTTTCACGGATCAACGGCCAGATCCGGGAGCTGCTCGGCCTTTTCAACCGCAGCTGCTATGTGGGATACACGGCAACGCCATTCGCGAACATATTCATCGACCCGGATTCCGAGGACGAGGTCGGGAAGCAGGATCTCTTCCCGAGGCATTTTATCATCGGCCTTGATGCACCGACCAACTATTTTGGCCCCCGCAAGGTGTTCATCGATGGAATGCCCGACGATGCGCCACCACGATATTTGCGCTACATCACAGACAACGAAGATGTCCTGCCGCTGAAACACAGGATCAACCATCCGGTCGACGAACTGCCGGACAGCATGATAGCCGCGCTTCGCGCATTCGTCGTTGCACGGACGATACGCAACCTGCGTGGGCAGGCAGGCCAGCACGCCTCGATGCTCGTTAACGCGTCGCGGTTCACTGGTGTCCAGAACCTGTTGCGCAACCGGTTGCACGAGATCGTCGACCGCATCGAGAGCGCTGTCAGGGTCGATGCCGCTAAAGGCGAAGGTGCATTAGCCAATCCTGAAATTGCCGCGCTGAAGGCTTGCTGGGAGAAGGAATATTCGGACGCCTTCCCCAACTGGCCGGAGATTCAGGCTAATCTCCTGCCCGTTCTTGCATCAGCGTCCGTTGTTGCAGTTAACAGCGCGTCGCCAGGTGCGCTTGACTATGACAACGCGGGAGGAACCGGTCTCACGGTGATTGCGGTGGGAGGATTTTCCCTATCCCGCGGCCTGACTCTCGAAGGCCTCACCGTATCCTACTTCCTGCGCAATTCCATGATGTACGACACGTTGATGCAGATGGGGCGGTGGTTCGGATATCGTTCGAACTATGAGGATGTCTGCCGCATCTGGATGCTGGAGGAGGCGGCTGGCTGGTACGCGCACATAGCCGAGGCCACGGAGGAATTGCAGGCTGAACTCAAGCGGATGGAACGCGCGAAGGCCACTCCGGAAATGTTCGGCCTCGCTGTCCGCAGCCATCCCAGTGCCCTTCTGGTAACGGCGCGCAACAAGATGGGGTCGGGCGAAAAGCATGTCATGATCGGGCTTTCGAACAATTTTGTCGAAACGACGAAGCTGTCTGCAGACCCTGGCTCGCTTGACCGTAACAGGAGGGCGGCGCTTCGGTTCATCGAGGCCATGACGGTAGCGGGTCACGGGCCGGGCTCGGAAGAGAGTGTCTCTGGCGGCAAGCTGCTCAGCCAGGTCCCGGTCCGGCTGGTTGACGATTTCCTGAGAGAATATGACAACTGCCGGGATTCAGTGCTTTCGGACACAGGGCCGATCAGGAAGTATATCGCGTCCAGGGCAGAAGACGAACTGACTGAATGGGACATCCTTCTGGCGAGCCGAAGCGAGAATGGAGAGAGGCCTTCCAGAAAAATTGGTGACCGGGATATCGTGCCTCTCGAACGATCGATCGGACCGGCGGAACTTAAGAGCGGTATTCTGGCCATCAGCGGCAAGCGGTCCAGGGTTGCCTCGCGCGGCGTCGAGAAGACCGGGGTTATGTCGGAAAGTGCCAAGCTGGCTGAGGTTCAGTACCGCAAGGACGAAAAGAAGGCCGAAAGTGAATCCGTCAACTATCCCGACTGGATTTACCGCGCGGTGCGCCAACGGCCGCTCCTTGTGCTCTTCCATCTCGACATCAAGCGGGCAAATATAGATTTGGATGATCATGCCATTCTGCCCGATGCTTCTGTTGTTGCGTGGAGCATCAGCTTCCCCAAATCCTCCCGACCGGACCAGAAGGTGGAGTATATCTTCAACACGACCAAGCTGCGCGAGCTCTTCGGCGAGGACGATACGGACGAGGATGACCGCGATGACGACGATTGA